A genome region from Pirellulales bacterium includes the following:
- a CDS encoding ABC transporter permease subunit produces the protein MPIFDQGYQHWSGELSGHAWRWLTIARHGVRVGMKDLWVRRVLTLSWLPALGLVFVLCLWGLLERKSDLVVALLEPLQRLLGTQVVADPRHYRIEIWTLCYSYFVSAELTFSMILIVLVGRNLISQDLRFNALPLYFSRPLRRIDYFFGKLGVIGALLGMIMVVPALIAYILGMLFSLDITIVSDTFPILLAGIAYGAVVVLSAGTLILALSSLSRNTRYIALLWMAIWFVSGLVATALQSVERHERFQEIRSEPMDPSLAQGQFDRRQVWEEVAKEERAASATDWRPMISYTGNLSRIGRQLLGTDDRLESLSQNLPPRERFAFLQFFSGPQYPWYWSAGVLAVLFGLSVCILHFRVRSLDRLK, from the coding sequence GTGCCCATCTTTGATCAAGGCTATCAACACTGGTCGGGCGAGTTGTCGGGCCATGCCTGGCGCTGGCTGACGATCGCGCGGCACGGCGTGCGCGTCGGGATGAAAGACCTCTGGGTGCGCCGGGTGCTCACGCTGTCATGGCTGCCAGCACTGGGGCTTGTGTTCGTCTTGTGCTTGTGGGGCTTGCTGGAGCGAAAATCCGATCTCGTCGTTGCACTGCTGGAGCCGTTGCAACGCTTACTTGGAACGCAAGTCGTTGCCGATCCGCGTCATTACCGAATCGAGATTTGGACGCTTTGCTATAGTTATTTTGTCTCGGCGGAGTTGACGTTCTCGATGATCCTGATCGTGCTCGTGGGACGCAATCTGATCAGCCAGGACTTACGATTCAATGCCCTGCCCCTCTATTTCTCGCGGCCCCTGCGCCGGATCGACTATTTCTTCGGCAAGCTCGGCGTGATCGGGGCGCTGCTCGGGATGATCATGGTTGTGCCGGCGTTGATTGCGTATATCCTCGGCATGCTTTTCAGCCTCGATATTACGATTGTTAGCGACACATTTCCGATTTTGCTTGCAGGCATCGCCTATGGAGCGGTCGTCGTCCTTTCCGCGGGCACATTGATTCTTGCCCTTTCCTCGCTGTCGCGAAACACGCGATACATTGCGCTCTTGTGGATGGCAATTTGGTTCGTGAGTGGCCTCGTCGCAACGGCCCTTCAATCAGTGGAGCGCCATGAGCGATTCCAGGAGATTCGATCGGAGCCAATGGACCCCTCCCTTGCACAGGGACAGTTCGACCGACGGCAGGTCTGGGAGGAAGTCGCGAAGGAAGAGCGCGCGGCCTCCGCCACCGACTGGCGACCAATGATTTCCTACACCGGCAATCTATCGCGGATCGGTCGACAATTGTTGGGAACCGACGATCGTTTGGAATCGCTGAGTCAGAACCTTCCGCCCCGTGAACGATTTGCATTCTTACAGTTCTTTTCGGGTCCGCAGTATCCCTGGTATTGGTCGGCCGGTGTGCTGGCCGTGTTGTTTGGACTTTCCGTATGCATTCTGCACTTCCGAGTCAGGTCGTTGGATCGGCTGAAGTGA
- a CDS encoding ABC transporter ATP-binding protein: MLFQLQDVTKTYGPVTALDQLSVSVPAGAIGLLGPNGSGKTTLIRTLLGLISIDKGSGEILDMDFRRRQLDIRREVGFSPEDECLFPQVVGVEFVAFAGELGGMPRKDGLQRAHEVLDYVGLGEARYRNVETYSTGMKQRLKLASAIIHDPKLLILDEPTNGMDPAGREELLELSRDLARNKGMSLLFSSHLLPDVEAVCDYVVVLGSGKVLTAGNIQQLKQVHRQRFEVRLKAEPAPFVSRLVSLGCSAETRDDMLVVELPEGRSPQMLWEAAAAERQQIRHLRPQRSTLEEVFLKAVEQPSAHL; this comes from the coding sequence ATGTTATTCCAACTCCAAGACGTGACCAAGACCTACGGTCCGGTGACGGCGCTCGACCAGCTCTCGGTGAGCGTCCCGGCCGGGGCCATCGGCCTGTTGGGACCAAACGGCTCCGGCAAGACGACGCTCATCCGCACCTTGCTGGGGCTGATCTCGATCGACAAGGGCTCGGGGGAAATCCTCGACATGGATTTTCGCCGCCGCCAGCTAGATATCCGGCGCGAAGTGGGGTTTTCGCCGGAAGACGAGTGCCTGTTCCCGCAAGTGGTCGGCGTCGAGTTCGTGGCCTTTGCCGGCGAGCTGGGGGGCATGCCGCGCAAAGACGGTTTGCAGCGAGCCCACGAAGTGCTCGACTACGTTGGGCTCGGCGAAGCCCGCTACCGCAATGTCGAGACGTATTCGACCGGCATGAAGCAGCGGTTGAAGCTGGCCTCGGCCATCATCCATGATCCCAAGCTGCTGATTCTCGACGAACCGACCAACGGCATGGATCCCGCCGGCCGCGAGGAGCTGCTCGAGCTGTCGCGGGATTTGGCGCGCAACAAGGGGATGAGCCTGCTGTTTTCGAGCCATCTGCTGCCCGACGTCGAAGCAGTTTGCGATTATGTCGTCGTGTTGGGCAGCGGGAAGGTGCTGACGGCGGGAAACATTCAACAGCTTAAGCAAGTTCACCGGCAGCGCTTCGAGGTGCGGCTCAAGGCCGAACCGGCGCCGTTCGTCAGCCGATTGGTCTCCCTCGGCTGCTCGGCCGAAACGCGCGACGACATGCTGGTCGTGGAATTGCCGGAAGGACGCTCGCCGCAGATGCTCTGGGAGGCGGCCGCCGCCGAGCGGCAGCAAATCCGCCATCTGCGGCCGCAGCGCAGCACGCTCGAAGAGGTCTTCTTGAAAGCCGTGGAGCAACCCAGTGCCCATCTTTGA